In Pseudobacter ginsenosidimutans, the following are encoded in one genomic region:
- a CDS encoding carboxypeptidase M32, translating to MITSSNSAELYNQYQSAMRRIADIRYASAVLQWDQETYLPPKGAGFRGQQLATLSEIAHEEFTTDKLGVLLQELSSRHDLDAEQQRNVALTLEDYNRNKKFTAAFVRHLTEVINKSYHSWIEARKANSFSVFAGDLAELVKLKKEEAEILGYQHHCYDALLNDYDKGSNVQLLDKTFDTIREPLKVLLQKIQGRPQVNNSFLQQHFPKDKQWDFGMQLIRGLGYDMEAGRQDISEHPFTTNFNSLDVRVTTRIDVNDLGNMVWSCIHEAGHAMYEQGLPELQYGLPLGEAASLTIHESQSRLWENHVGRSMAWCRHYLPVLQQYFPEQLQAVNAEQFYKGINQVTPSLIRTEADELTYHFHVMIRYELEKALLENAITTADIPTFWNERYMKYMNVKVPDDKQGCLQDVHWSHGSFGYFPTYSLGSFYAAQFFTMAEKSIPGLDTQIQKGDAHSLLSWLREQIHRYGRMYNSEELCKKVTGETLNISYFLQYLQRKYESIYA from the coding sequence ATGATCACATCATCCAATTCAGCCGAACTATACAACCAGTACCAGTCCGCGATGCGTCGCATTGCGGATATTCGTTATGCATCCGCCGTATTGCAATGGGACCAGGAAACTTATCTTCCTCCCAAAGGTGCCGGCTTCCGTGGTCAGCAACTGGCCACACTTTCCGAAATAGCGCATGAGGAATTCACCACAGACAAACTGGGAGTACTGTTACAGGAGCTTTCATCGCGGCATGACCTGGATGCAGAACAGCAACGGAACGTAGCGCTCACACTTGAGGATTACAACCGGAACAAAAAATTCACAGCCGCTTTTGTACGTCATCTCACAGAAGTGATCAACAAAAGTTATCATAGCTGGATTGAAGCCCGCAAGGCCAATAGCTTCAGTGTTTTTGCAGGCGATCTGGCAGAACTGGTGAAGTTGAAAAAAGAAGAAGCAGAGATCCTCGGTTACCAGCACCATTGCTACGATGCCCTGCTCAACGATTATGATAAAGGTTCGAATGTGCAGTTGCTCGACAAAACTTTCGACACCATCCGCGAGCCACTCAAAGTATTACTGCAAAAGATACAGGGCCGCCCGCAGGTGAACAACAGTTTCCTTCAGCAGCATTTTCCGAAAGACAAACAATGGGATTTCGGCATGCAACTGATCCGCGGGCTCGGCTACGATATGGAAGCAGGGCGTCAGGATATTTCAGAGCACCCTTTCACCACCAATTTCAACAGCCTCGATGTACGCGTTACCACCCGCATCGATGTGAACGATCTCGGCAATATGGTATGGAGCTGTATCCATGAGGCCGGTCATGCCATGTATGAGCAGGGCCTGCCTGAGCTGCAGTATGGCCTGCCGCTCGGCGAAGCCGCTTCACTCACCATTCATGAATCCCAATCACGCCTCTGGGAAAATCATGTAGGCAGAAGTATGGCCTGGTGCCGGCATTACCTGCCTGTATTACAACAGTATTTCCCTGAACAGCTGCAGGCTGTGAATGCCGAACAATTTTACAAAGGCATCAACCAGGTAACGCCCTCGCTTATCCGCACCGAGGCCGATGAGCTCACTTATCATTTCCATGTAATGATCCGCTATGAGCTGGAAAAAGCTTTGCTGGAAAACGCCATTACTACCGCCGATATTCCCACCTTCTGGAATGAACGCTACATGAAATACATGAACGTGAAAGTACCCGATGATAAGCAGGGCTGCCTGCAGGATGTGCACTGGAGCCATGGCAGTTTCGGATATTTCCCAACCTACAGCTTAGGAAGCTTTTATGCAGCACAATTCTTTACCATGGCTGAAAAAAGCATTCCCGGACTGGATACACAGATACAAAAAGGAGATGCGCATTCGTTATTATCCTGGCTGCGTGAACAGATCCACCGTTACGGCAGGATGTACAACAGTGAGGAGTTATGCAAAAAGGTAACGGGAGAAACGCTGAACATCAGCTATTTTCTGCAGTACCTGCAACGTAAGTACGAGAGTATTTACGCATAA
- a CDS encoding HlyD family secretion protein, which translates to MSRILPAEVMQQSAYTWLPRIKVKSQIIYTTVLGAIVITLIAAIFIKVDVSVNVPGIIRPITEKTELRSLTTGSIAKVLVKDGETVRQGQPLLLMQQDITNSKLNQASYELNKRQSYINDLRLLASGAGHRVKSGQYRQQYLLHQASLSEQRAGLEKLRSDFNMYTKLYDEKVIAKKEYVEKKYAYEQAKANYQARIAEQNARWQQELEQARVEAQQYSSGKDQLQRERDLLEIKAPVSGTVQQFNGRYAGGSVQTGELLGYVSPDSGMIAETFVSPADIGYIYQEMPVKFQVDAFNYNSWGTLNGKVISIDNDFTIMNDQPFFKVKCALNNTSLTLPNGVEGKLKKGMTLQCRFILARRGLLQLLYERTDNWINPNSKHGREVPVK; encoded by the coding sequence ATGTCCAGGATCCTGCCAGCCGAGGTAATGCAGCAGTCTGCATATACCTGGCTACCCCGCATCAAAGTGAAAAGCCAGATCATCTATACCACGGTGCTCGGCGCTATTGTGATCACATTGATCGCAGCCATCTTTATCAAAGTAGACGTTAGTGTGAATGTTCCCGGAATCATTCGTCCCATTACAGAAAAGACCGAACTCAGAAGCCTCACTACAGGTTCCATTGCCAAGGTTCTGGTGAAAGATGGCGAAACTGTCAGGCAGGGACAACCGCTTTTATTGATGCAGCAGGATATCACCAACAGTAAGCTCAACCAGGCCAGCTATGAGCTCAACAAGCGACAGTCCTATATCAATGATCTCCGCTTACTGGCCAGCGGCGCAGGCCATCGCGTAAAATCAGGACAATACCGCCAGCAATACCTGTTGCACCAGGCATCACTTTCAGAGCAAAGGGCGGGACTTGAAAAACTCCGCTCGGATTTCAATATGTACACCAAACTCTATGATGAGAAGGTGATCGCGAAAAAAGAGTATGTAGAAAAGAAATACGCCTACGAACAGGCGAAGGCAAACTATCAGGCAAGAATAGCCGAACAGAACGCCCGCTGGCAGCAGGAACTGGAACAGGCGCGCGTGGAAGCACAGCAATACAGTTCCGGCAAAGACCAACTGCAGCGGGAACGTGACCTTCTGGAGATCAAGGCCCCGGTAAGCGGCACTGTACAACAGTTCAATGGACGATATGCAGGAGGCAGTGTACAAACCGGCGAGCTGCTCGGTTATGTGTCGCCCGATTCAGGGATGATAGCGGAAACATTCGTTTCACCTGCAGATATCGGTTATATCTACCAGGAAATGCCCGTGAAATTCCAGGTAGACGCATTCAATTATAATTCCTGGGGAACGCTGAACGGAAAAGTGATCAGTATCGATAATGATTTCACCATCATGAACGATCAGCCATTCTTCAAAGTGAAATGTGCGCTGAACAATACCTCCCTCACACTCCCCAATGGCGTAGAAGGCAAACTCAAAAAAGGGATGACCCTCCAATGCCGCTTTATCCTGGCAAGAAGAGGCTTATTGCAATTGCTCTATGAAAGAACAGACAACTGGATCAATCCAAATTCCAAACATGGCAGGGAAGTGCCAGTGAAATAA
- a CDS encoding helix-turn-helix domain-containing protein, protein MLQTTISHTARVATKIRTLRRNREYSQEYMALLLNISQNAYSRLENGKTPITIDRLYQIGTILQTNPATLLESEEAAAVQEWQRARY, encoded by the coding sequence ATGTTACAAACCACTATTTCACATACAGCACGTGTGGCAACAAAGATCCGTACGCTGAGAAGAAACAGGGAGTACTCCCAGGAGTATATGGCATTGCTGCTGAATATTTCGCAGAATGCATACAGCAGATTGGAAAATGGCAAAACACCCATTACAATCGACAGACTCTACCAGATCGGAACCATCCTGCAAACCAATCCGGCTACTTTGCTGGAATCAGAAGAAGCAGCTGCAGTACAGGAATGGCAGCGCGCGAGATATTGA
- a CDS encoding peptidase domain-containing ABC transporter, producing the protein MHLKKNTKVKQHDITDCGAACLQSIAAHYNLQLPIAQIRQMAGTDTKGTNILGLVEAAQKLGFEARGVKGSYEAMLDMPVPAIAHVIVQQRIVHYVVIYKVTPEEVVVMDPIDGQAHTIKKEEFLKTWTSVLVLLLPAETFREGNGKVSHLRRFWTLLRPHKAVSLQVLFGAAVYTILGLSVSLYVQNIVDHVLIGGNTRLLNLMGVTMIMILLLQFFIGSLKNLFALKTSQHLDASLILGYYKHLLKLPQTFFDTMRVGEITSRITDAVKIRVFINDTAMGLIVNAFIVVFSFIVMFIYQWKLAFLVMAVIPLYLIMYAISNRFNKKWQRRMMEDNAELGSQLVESLNTITTIKRFGLEEHANLKTESRFIKLLKSIFHTGVFNVHLGNAAAFVNGLLIVALLWTGAYMVVGRSLSAGELLSFYALVGYFTGPAMSIIGANRSMQDALIAADRLFEIMDLEQEDSTNKIKLEAGKTGDISFHQVSFRYGTRVDVFKNLNLEIPRNSITAIVGESGSGKSTMISLLQNLYPLRGGHIAIGDTDIRYFDNESLRQRVSVVPQQIDLFAGSVLENIAVGEFEPDMQRVIDISRQLGILEFVEQLPGGFNTWLGEHGVNLSGGQRQRLAIARALYRDPDILILDEATSSLDPIADQMVQLVLQRLRRNGKTIIVIAHRLSTVMNADKIVVLKNGQLQGQGSHSQLLEGNTTYAELWQHHQGMMVGAEG; encoded by the coding sequence ATGCACCTGAAGAAGAACACCAAAGTAAAGCAACACGATATTACCGACTGCGGCGCGGCCTGTCTTCAATCCATTGCAGCCCATTACAACCTGCAGTTACCCATCGCACAGATCCGGCAAATGGCCGGCACCGATACCAAGGGCACCAATATCCTTGGGCTGGTGGAAGCCGCCCAGAAACTCGGCTTTGAAGCCAGGGGCGTGAAGGGAAGCTATGAAGCCATGCTGGATATGCCTGTGCCCGCCATCGCTCACGTGATAGTGCAGCAGCGCATCGTACACTATGTAGTGATCTATAAGGTAACCCCTGAAGAAGTAGTGGTGATGGACCCGATAGACGGACAGGCCCATACCATCAAAAAAGAAGAGTTCCTGAAAACCTGGACCTCCGTGCTGGTATTACTTCTGCCTGCAGAAACCTTCCGCGAAGGGAACGGGAAAGTATCACATCTCCGCAGGTTCTGGACACTGCTGCGTCCGCATAAGGCAGTATCACTCCAGGTATTGTTCGGGGCCGCTGTTTACACGATACTTGGTTTGTCAGTTTCACTCTATGTTCAGAATATTGTAGACCATGTACTGATCGGCGGCAATACAAGACTGCTGAACCTGATGGGCGTGACCATGATCATGATACTGCTGCTGCAGTTCTTCATCGGCAGCCTGAAAAATCTTTTTGCCCTCAAGACCAGTCAGCATCTGGACGCCAGCCTGATCCTGGGCTATTACAAGCACCTGCTGAAACTGCCCCAGACTTTCTTCGACACCATGCGCGTGGGAGAGATCACCAGCCGGATCACAGATGCGGTGAAAATTCGTGTATTCATCAACGATACTGCCATGGGATTGATCGTGAATGCCTTTATCGTGGTCTTCTCTTTCATCGTAATGTTCATCTATCAGTGGAAGCTGGCCTTTCTGGTGATGGCTGTGATACCGCTCTACCTCATCATGTATGCCATCAGTAATCGCTTCAATAAAAAATGGCAAAGAAGGATGATGGAAGACAATGCCGAGCTCGGCAGTCAATTGGTGGAATCACTCAATACCATCACTACCATCAAAAGATTCGGACTGGAAGAACATGCCAACCTGAAAACCGAATCCCGTTTCATCAAACTGCTCAAAAGCATTTTCCATACAGGCGTTTTCAATGTGCATCTCGGCAATGCCGCTGCATTCGTAAATGGTTTGCTGATAGTGGCCTTGCTCTGGACCGGCGCCTACATGGTGGTAGGGAGGTCGCTCAGCGCAGGCGAGCTGCTTTCCTTCTATGCGCTGGTGGGCTATTTCACCGGCCCGGCCATGAGTATCATCGGCGCCAACAGGAGCATGCAGGATGCATTGATCGCAGCCGACCGTCTCTTTGAGATCATGGACCTGGAGCAGGAAGACAGCACCAACAAGATCAAACTGGAAGCCGGCAAAACAGGCGATATCAGTTTTCACCAGGTGAGCTTCCGCTATGGCACCAGGGTGGATGTTTTCAAAAACCTCAACCTCGAAATTCCCCGTAACAGTATCACCGCCATTGTTGGCGAAAGCGGCAGCGGCAAATCCACAATGATCTCCCTGCTGCAAAATCTCTACCCATTGAGAGGCGGACATATCGCTATCGGGGATACGGATATCCGTTACTTCGATAATGAGAGCCTGCGCCAGCGTGTAAGCGTGGTGCCCCAGCAGATCGATCTCTTTGCCGGATCTGTGCTGGAGAATATTGCCGTGGGAGAATTTGAGCCCGATATGCAGCGCGTGATCGATATCAGCCGGCAGCTGGGCATCCTTGAATTTGTTGAGCAGTTACCCGGCGGCTTCAATACCTGGCTGGGCGAGCATGGCGTGAACCTGTCCGGCGGTCAGCGTCAAAGACTGGCGATTGCACGTGCGCTTTACCGTGACCCGGACATCCTGATCCTGGACGAAGCCACTTCATCGCTGGACCCCATTGCAGACCAGATGGTGCAATTGGTATTGCAGCGGCTAAGAAGGAATGGGAAAACGATCATCGTGATCGCCCACCGCCTCAGTACTGTGATGAATGCAGACAAGATCGTTGTACTGAAGAATGGACAATTGCAGGGGCAGGGATCGCATTCACAATTGCTGGAAGGCAATACCACTTATGCCGAATTATGGCAACACCACCAGGGCATGATGGTGGGAGCAGAAGGATAA
- a CDS encoding PKD domain-containing protein produces MTRTAWLNLCLTVIMCNSVAYAQMSAAFTASVQKGCAPVIVQFNDASKGNPTWWRWDLGNGTISFLQHPATTYFNPGTYTVKLVAGNDTQKDSVTLTGYITVDALPTVNFSASSTTGCFPLPVQLSDLSDPGSGTITSWQWDFGDGTISTDQHPSHTYTTAGQFNISLRVKNSNGCEQTLTRSNYISLQNGVKANFTFSSPNSCKAPATIRFTNRSSGTGTLNYLWDFGDGQTSTDLNPAHIYAANGTYTVKLIVKNATGCSDSLIKVNTINIGNTNADFNTPAQICAGQPVTINNASVPAPVSSVWTFSDGSSSTALHPVKVFSQPGNFTIKLVADFGNCKDSITKPVQVLAKPATAFTATNAIGCKAPHTVNFTDQTTGAVGWEWFFGDGSKGTGATASHTYTSNGMYNVKLVVTNAAGCTDTLEKKQLVQVSAPVVKIDNLPVEGCVPLVFQPSVSVTSIDPIVNWQWYYGDGGTANQMNAQHTYTTAGTFTVKVVYTTAGGCTDSVVVRDAVKAGLRPLPAFSANPADACANQQIFFRDESTGAVIDEWDWYFSDGGYANIQNPGHYFTDTGYFHAKLVVTSNGCKDSVTIQRIVHIRPPISLFTVPTNCIDKLTRSFTDKSKGATGWKWDFGDGQTSTTQHPVHTYAQPGNYTVRLTVTNGTCEHISQRQVVVINEKADFTISNTDICKGSSITLNAITSNPQQITAWNWTILRNGATYASPTGQQPRVTFNESGNYTIRLTITDRNGCGDAITKTDVLRVNGPTAAFAPANPAVCPGATITINDQSVSDGTHPISKWTWNYGDGTTETRNTAPFEHTYTTPGVYNIQLTVTDSKGCSHSRTLSKAVNISRPVVKFNAPDTLSCVGAPVRFLDQTTSDAGQYTWDFGDGSGSAAKAPSHAFQAEGLYTIKLVVKDRIGCSDSLIRTSYIAIRNPKAAFSVDKTTTNCPPLVSAFTNESQYFTRAVWDFGDGTGSNLATPSHFYTYPGTYRAKLLITSAGGCKDSAFATMDVKGPTGSFTYDNTSGCAPTSIRFTGTSANAAKFIWDFNDGTTNTTDGAISSHAYSTMGVYLPKMILEDPQGCRVPIPGKDTIRIYDVDAAFSNNLQVLCDSGRVMFNDQSLSNDQITGYDWNFGDGSSAGVKNPVHYFQQPGLYPVSLKVTTRMGCTDVAQLPLPVKIVAAPVADISGVAGACIPAVLSFEGKLLQPDTSSLRWKWDFRNGNTATVQSPGSITFTNAGQYAVQLIVTNSTGCADTVLKNIQAYPLPALDAGPDQVICRGATASLTASGANTYQWQTDNTLNCLQCPTPLASPLVNTTYQVRGINGFGCEATDTIRVSVKQPFTVQAHLGDTLCKGESVNLFANGAELYEWYPATGLDRADADRPKARPDASVTYRVVGKDDRNCFTDTAYVPVVVYPWPVVNAGEDQKMGTGSTVILKGSISPDATYFRWTPAAGLSCTDCLTPVAAPRQTIMYTLEASNEGGCLSRDMVSLHVFCDNSNLFIPNTFSPNSDGHNDVFYPRGKGVFSIRSFRVFNRWGDLVFERTNFQPNDITAGWNGIHKGKIASPDVYIYTLEVVCTNNTIFNEKGNVTLIR; encoded by the coding sequence ATGACACGTACCGCCTGGCTAAACCTATGCCTGACTGTTATCATGTGTAACAGTGTGGCTTATGCGCAAATGTCTGCTGCCTTCACGGCAAGCGTCCAAAAAGGATGCGCACCTGTTATAGTGCAATTCAACGATGCCTCCAAAGGCAATCCCACCTGGTGGCGGTGGGACCTCGGTAACGGCACCATTTCTTTTCTCCAGCATCCCGCCACTACCTATTTCAATCCCGGCACTTACACAGTAAAACTTGTTGCAGGTAACGATACTCAGAAAGATTCGGTTACACTCACTGGTTATATCACAGTTGATGCATTACCAACCGTGAACTTCTCCGCCTCCTCCACAACAGGCTGCTTTCCGCTGCCAGTACAGCTTTCAGATCTCAGTGATCCCGGGAGCGGTACCATCACCAGCTGGCAATGGGATTTCGGGGACGGTACAATTTCCACTGATCAGCATCCCTCTCACACTTATACAACAGCCGGCCAGTTCAATATTTCGCTCAGGGTGAAGAACTCCAATGGTTGCGAGCAAACGCTTACAAGATCAAATTATATCAGCCTGCAAAATGGAGTAAAAGCCAATTTTACTTTCTCTTCTCCCAACAGTTGCAAGGCGCCGGCAACCATCCGCTTTACCAATCGCAGTTCAGGCACCGGAACATTGAACTATCTCTGGGATTTTGGTGATGGACAAACATCCACCGATCTCAATCCAGCGCACATCTATGCAGCCAACGGCACTTACACAGTAAAGCTGATAGTAAAGAACGCAACCGGCTGCAGCGATTCCCTTATAAAAGTGAATACGATCAATATCGGAAATACCAATGCCGATTTCAATACACCCGCCCAGATCTGTGCAGGTCAACCGGTCACTATCAATAATGCTTCTGTTCCCGCTCCGGTCAGCTCCGTCTGGACTTTCAGTGATGGCAGCAGCTCCACTGCACTGCACCCTGTAAAAGTGTTCAGCCAGCCGGGCAATTTCACCATTAAACTGGTGGCAGATTTTGGTAATTGTAAAGACAGTATCACCAAACCTGTACAGGTGCTGGCCAAACCAGCCACAGCATTCACGGCTACCAATGCTATTGGTTGTAAAGCCCCGCATACCGTGAACTTCACAGACCAGACAACCGGAGCAGTAGGCTGGGAATGGTTCTTTGGAGATGGCAGCAAGGGTACCGGCGCCACTGCCTCCCACACCTATACGTCCAATGGTATGTACAATGTAAAGCTGGTAGTGACCAACGCTGCCGGCTGCACAGATACACTCGAGAAAAAACAACTGGTACAGGTGAGTGCGCCTGTGGTGAAGATCGATAACCTTCCTGTTGAAGGTTGTGTTCCCCTGGTATTTCAACCATCCGTTTCCGTTACTTCTATCGATCCAATCGTAAACTGGCAATGGTATTACGGCGATGGCGGCACCGCCAATCAAATGAATGCACAGCACACTTATACCACCGCCGGCACTTTCACCGTAAAAGTAGTATACACTACCGCTGGCGGTTGTACAGATTCCGTTGTGGTACGGGATGCTGTAAAAGCAGGCCTGAGGCCTCTTCCCGCATTTTCCGCCAATCCGGCCGATGCCTGCGCCAATCAACAGATCTTTTTCAGGGACGAAAGTACCGGCGCGGTGATCGATGAATGGGACTGGTATTTTAGTGATGGCGGATATGCCAATATCCAGAACCCCGGGCATTATTTTACAGACACCGGCTACTTTCACGCAAAACTGGTAGTGACCAGCAATGGATGCAAAGACTCTGTAACCATTCAGAGGATCGTTCATATTCGCCCTCCGATCTCCCTGTTCACAGTTCCCACCAATTGTATCGATAAACTTACCCGCTCCTTCACAGACAAGTCCAAAGGCGCAACAGGATGGAAATGGGATTTCGGCGATGGTCAAACCTCCACCACACAGCATCCTGTTCACACCTACGCACAACCGGGGAATTATACCGTAAGGCTAACCGTTACCAACGGCACCTGCGAGCATATCAGTCAACGGCAGGTGGTGGTGATCAACGAGAAAGCAGACTTCACTATCAGCAATACGGATATCTGTAAAGGCAGTTCCATTACGCTGAATGCCATCACCAGCAATCCGCAACAGATCACTGCCTGGAACTGGACCATCCTCCGCAACGGGGCAACTTATGCCAGTCCAACCGGTCAACAGCCCCGCGTTACCTTCAACGAATCCGGTAACTATACCATTCGGCTGACCATTACCGATAGAAACGGTTGCGGCGACGCCATCACCAAAACTGATGTGCTCAGGGTAAATGGACCAACTGCAGCATTCGCTCCGGCTAATCCCGCTGTTTGCCCGGGCGCTACCATTACCATCAACGACCAGTCAGTTTCCGATGGAACCCATCCTATCAGCAAATGGACATGGAACTATGGCGATGGCACCACTGAAACACGTAATACCGCTCCATTTGAGCACACTTATACCACTCCGGGAGTGTATAATATCCAACTCACAGTTACCGATTCAAAAGGTTGCTCTCACAGCCGCACTCTTTCCAAAGCCGTGAACATCTCAAGGCCGGTAGTAAAGTTCAACGCTCCCGACACACTAAGTTGCGTGGGCGCTCCGGTACGTTTTCTGGATCAAACCACTTCCGATGCGGGGCAATACACCTGGGATTTTGGCGACGGCTCAGGTTCTGCTGCCAAAGCCCCTTCACATGCATTCCAGGCGGAAGGCTTATACACCATCAAACTGGTAGTGAAAGACAGGATCGGTTGTTCAGACTCCCTGATCCGTACTTCGTATATTGCTATCCGTAATCCGAAGGCGGCATTCTCGGTAGATAAGACAACTACCAATTGCCCGCCGCTCGTTTCTGCTTTCACCAATGAGAGCCAGTACTTCACCAGGGCGGTTTGGGATTTTGGCGATGGCACAGGTTCCAACCTGGCAACGCCTTCTCATTTTTATACTTATCCCGGTACCTACCGCGCAAAGCTGCTGATCACAAGTGCAGGTGGTTGTAAGGATTCCGCATTCGCCACCATGGATGTGAAAGGACCTACAGGAAGTTTTACCTATGATAACACATCCGGCTGCGCACCTACCTCTATCAGATTTACAGGCACCAGCGCCAATGCAGCAAAATTCATCTGGGATTTCAATGATGGCACCACCAATACTACTGACGGCGCCATATCCAGCCACGCATATTCAACAATGGGAGTTTATCTCCCCAAAATGATACTTGAAGACCCGCAAGGTTGCCGCGTTCCCATTCCCGGCAAAGACACCATCAGGATCTATGACGTTGATGCGGCATTTAGTAATAATCTTCAGGTGCTCTGCGATTCAGGCAGGGTAATGTTCAATGACCAGTCTTTGTCTAACGATCAGATCACTGGCTATGACTGGAATTTCGGAGACGGCAGCAGCGCCGGTGTCAAAAATCCTGTCCATTATTTTCAGCAGCCCGGGCTCTATCCCGTTTCCCTGAAAGTGACCACCAGGATGGGTTGTACCGATGTAGCGCAACTTCCGCTTCCGGTGAAGATCGTGGCGGCTCCCGTGGCCGATATTTCCGGTGTTGCAGGCGCCTGTATACCGGCTGTGCTGAGCTTTGAAGGTAAACTGTTGCAACCCGATACTTCTTCCCTTCGCTGGAAATGGGATTTCCGGAATGGGAATACCGCAACAGTGCAAAGCCCCGGCTCCATCACATTTACCAATGCCGGACAATATGCTGTTCAATTGATCGTTACTAACTCAACTGGTTGCGCAGATACTGTTCTGAAAAATATACAGGCTTATCCTCTTCCTGCGCTGGACGCAGGTCCTGACCAGGTTATCTGTCGCGGTGCTACTGCTTCGCTCACCGCTTCCGGAGCCAATACTTATCAATGGCAAACCGATAATACCCTGAATTGTCTTCAATGCCCCACACCTTTGGCATCACCTTTGGTGAATACCACCTATCAGGTGAGAGGGATCAACGGGTTTGGTTGTGAAGCCACTGATACGATACGTGTATCCGTAAAACAACCATTCACTGTACAGGCCCATTTGGGAGATACGCTCTGCAAGGGAGAAAGTGTTAACCTGTTTGCGAATGGAGCAGAGCTTTATGAATGGTATCCTGCCACAGGGCTCGACAGAGCAGACGCAGACCGGCCGAAGGCAAGGCCCGATGCTTCAGTGACCTATCGTGTGGTGGGGAAAGATGACAGGAATTGTTTTACAGATACGGCTTATGTACCGGTTGTCGTGTATCCCTGGCCGGTGGTTAATGCAGGAGAGGATCAGAAAATGGGGACAGGGTCAACAGTTATCCTGAAAGGAAGTATCTCGCCCGATGCTACCTATTTCAGGTGGACGCCCGCAGCAGGGTTGAGTTGCACTGACTGCCTTACACCGGTTGCGGCTCCCAGGCAAACAATCATGTACACCCTGGAAGCGAGTAATGAAGGCGGTTGTTTAAGCAGGGATATGGTGAGCTTGCACGTATTCTGCGATAATAGCAACCTGTTTATCCCGAATACGTTCTCGCCCAACTCAGACGGGCATAATGACGTATTCTATCCAAGAGGAAAGGGCGTGTTCAGTATCCGCTCCTTCCGTGTGTTCAACCGCTGGGGAGATCTGGTATTTGAAAGGACCAATTTCCAGCCCAACGATATTACCGCCGGCTGGAACGGAATACATAAAGGGAAGATCGCGTCACCCGATGTATACATCTATACCCTGGAAGTAGTTTGTACCAACAATACAATATTCAATGAGAAAGGTAACGTAACCCTTATCCGGTAG